In Cloacibacillus sp. An23, the following are encoded in one genomic region:
- a CDS encoding DUF2169 domain-containing protein, with protein MPVVKTEAHELLSLTYQPFYMDGKLRMGFTAGFAFDLATGRPAEPTAAFAAAMGALAPGECLDMGVPKKEAEWLLAGRAYAPGGAPSRGTIVSVRVGESRRRFLVEGREPFVSAGLGWSSTWGSDAENPDGPRPGKGEKPPVTDESAPYGAPACMGPRGAWPCRMGRMGTYDGKWLREKWPGVPDDFDWGFYNLSQPPQRLPKGLRGGETVALVNLNKDLPSIETAVPRAEAVFSFVTKDGASRKAPQPDTLWLFPDAAVGLLLWHAAVECDDEAGAGIEEVNVSLNIDGEPAKAAADYAAPPEELPPVEPHARAETAGAEASAAVAADGAAAAAAEKLETHDAASGEAQASAEAENVSHAQAVSAAPSGESFAVSASELRADMRKEFEESLPGINAELAKAGLPPMTAEQAAETRERIDRLSERMAELSARAGAAKPPAFEESLKRAGVSDAQIESVRRALDILVPNIEDFKDKAAWKAASDAYAEKFGAAIGADAGVVSRMKKTLASLPVGESEAAPSRGTADCAAQLVKAGMEPAAAARFAAALEEEVPYDPRELLDYASRLEAAAGFPKDSVRGRIENIQKKMNELGVTMGGGAAPAAVPVAASAAEPAVSEKSAEAVENTAEAVRGAAEAPLSRESAALLIASGGSLAGAKLDGLDLSGMDLSGQELAGTSFIKSKLDGASFNGASLAGAVLAGASLKGASFTGADLKGAVLSSAAAEDADFTEALLEGADISGAALAGASLYNTDARGLRAQGAALSRARVAFSDVSASDFSGADLRGVDFHESKADGSNFAGAALGGSTFCRGSSARECSFAGAGLTEANWTECDLTGSDFTGAEAGGASFTDCLLSSSRWTGASARGGDFSRSRLDGASMRGIDLFRGSLREARLHGADLSKSNLFGADLCRIFTDGATDMSGADCGQTVVEARKGR; from the coding sequence ATGCCAGTTGTGAAAACAGAAGCGCATGAGCTGCTGAGCCTGACGTATCAGCCTTTTTATATGGATGGGAAGCTCCGTATGGGCTTTACGGCGGGCTTCGCCTTCGACCTCGCGACGGGGCGTCCGGCGGAACCTACGGCGGCCTTCGCCGCCGCGATGGGCGCGCTCGCCCCCGGCGAATGCCTCGACATGGGCGTGCCCAAGAAGGAGGCCGAGTGGCTGCTCGCGGGACGCGCCTACGCTCCCGGCGGAGCGCCGTCCAGGGGCACGATAGTCTCCGTGCGCGTCGGCGAGAGCCGCCGGAGATTTCTTGTAGAGGGGCGCGAGCCCTTCGTCTCGGCCGGGCTCGGCTGGAGCTCCACGTGGGGCAGCGACGCGGAGAATCCAGACGGCCCGCGCCCCGGCAAGGGCGAAAAGCCGCCGGTCACTGACGAGTCCGCGCCATACGGGGCGCCCGCGTGCATGGGGCCGCGAGGCGCGTGGCCCTGCCGCATGGGGCGTATGGGCACCTACGACGGCAAATGGCTGCGCGAGAAATGGCCCGGCGTCCCCGACGATTTCGACTGGGGCTTTTATAACCTGTCTCAGCCGCCCCAAAGACTGCCGAAAGGATTGCGCGGCGGCGAGACGGTAGCTCTCGTCAACCTTAACAAGGATTTACCGTCCATAGAGACGGCGGTTCCGAGGGCGGAGGCCGTCTTCTCCTTCGTGACGAAGGACGGAGCCTCGCGCAAGGCCCCGCAGCCGGACACGCTCTGGCTCTTCCCCGACGCGGCAGTCGGCCTGCTGCTGTGGCACGCCGCCGTCGAATGCGACGACGAGGCCGGCGCTGGCATAGAAGAGGTAAACGTTTCGCTGAACATAGACGGCGAGCCGGCGAAGGCCGCCGCGGATTACGCCGCGCCGCCGGAGGAGCTTCCGCCTGTGGAGCCGCACGCGCGCGCTGAGACCGCGGGAGCCGAAGCCTCAGCCGCCGTCGCAGCGGACGGCGCGGCAGCCGCGGCGGCGGAAAAGCTAGAAACGCATGACGCCGCCTCAGGCGAGGCGCAAGCCTCCGCGGAAGCGGAAAACGTTTCGCACGCGCAGGCCGTTTCTGCTGCGCCAAGCGGGGAAAGCTTCGCCGTCTCCGCCTCGGAGCTGCGCGCGGACATGCGTAAGGAATTTGAAGAGTCCCTGCCCGGGATAAACGCCGAGCTCGCGAAAGCCGGCCTGCCGCCGATGACCGCGGAGCAGGCCGCTGAGACGCGCGAGCGTATAGACAGGCTCTCGGAGCGGATGGCGGAGCTGTCGGCCCGGGCCGGAGCGGCGAAGCCTCCTGCCTTCGAGGAATCGCTGAAACGCGCCGGAGTATCCGACGCGCAGATAGAATCCGTCAGGAGGGCGCTCGACATCCTGGTGCCGAATATAGAGGACTTCAAGGACAAGGCCGCGTGGAAGGCGGCCTCGGACGCCTACGCCGAAAAATTCGGCGCGGCGATAGGAGCGGACGCCGGCGTCGTATCGAGGATGAAGAAGACGCTCGCCTCGCTGCCGGTCGGAGAGAGCGAGGCTGCGCCCTCGCGCGGCACGGCGGACTGTGCGGCGCAGCTCGTGAAGGCCGGTATGGAGCCGGCCGCCGCGGCTCGCTTCGCCGCCGCGCTCGAGGAGGAGGTGCCCTACGACCCGCGCGAGCTGCTCGACTACGCGTCGCGGCTCGAAGCGGCTGCCGGCTTCCCGAAGGACTCCGTAAGGGGACGCATAGAAAATATACAGAAGAAGATGAACGAGCTCGGCGTGACGATGGGCGGCGGCGCGGCTCCTGCTGCGGTCCCCGTCGCAGCGTCAGCCGCTGAGCCAGCCGTTTCGGAAAAATCCGCCGAAGCCGTGGAAAACACGGCGGAGGCCGTGCGCGGGGCCGCGGAAGCGCCGCTTTCGCGCGAGTCCGCAGCCCTGCTCATCGCCTCGGGCGGCTCGCTCGCGGGGGCGAAGCTCGACGGCCTCGACCTCTCCGGGATGGATCTCTCGGGGCAGGAACTCGCCGGGACTTCGTTTATAAAATCCAAGCTCGACGGCGCGAGCTTCAACGGCGCTTCGCTCGCGGGCGCCGTGCTCGCTGGCGCGAGCCTCAAAGGCGCGTCGTTCACAGGCGCGGACCTCAAGGGGGCCGTCCTTTCGTCGGCCGCGGCGGAGGACGCGGACTTCACCGAGGCGCTGCTCGAGGGCGCGGACATTTCCGGCGCGGCCCTCGCCGGCGCGTCGCTCTACAATACCGATGCGCGCGGACTTCGCGCGCAGGGAGCCGCGCTGAGCCGCGCGCGCGTCGCCTTCAGTGACGTGAGCGCCTCAGATTTCTCGGGCGCGGACCTGCGCGGCGTGGATTTTCACGAATCGAAAGCGGACGGCTCGAACTTCGCCGGAGCCGCGCTCGGCGGCTCGACCTTCTGCCGCGGTTCGAGCGCGCGCGAATGCAGCTTCGCCGGGGCCGGCCTGACGGAGGCGAACTGGACGGAGTGCGACCTCACGGGCTCGGACTTCACGGGAGCCGAGGCGGGCGGCGCTTCGTTCACGGACTGCCTGCTCTCCTCGTCGCGCTGGACCGGAGCGTCCGCGCGCGGCGGCGATTTCTCACGTAGCCGCCTCGACGGGGCCTCGATGCGCGGGATAGACCTTTTCCGCGGCTCGCTCAGGGAGGCGCGCCTTCACGGCGCTGACCTGTCAAAGAGCAATCTATTCGGCGCGGACCTCTGCCGCATATTCACGGACGGAGCTACGGACATGAGCGGCGCGGACTGCGGACAGACCGTAGTAGAGGCGAGGAAGGGGAGGTGA
- the tssG gene encoding type VI secretion system baseplate subunit TssG — protein sequence MGMDSEARNQTADLERRLMTEPQRFTMYQALWLIGALNADTAEGIDLFLRRNLRVVPWLSLAFPPSEVVSVERREGRSGGVFRVTVPYYGLYSTMGSLPTFYTEELLDEARDDESVTRDFLDILNNHLYHLLYAANRHGDIPRRTVESASRSAEFIQYSLMGQAEDTLRDPGLQALAIVDLLAQRPRSAVRLERYIAFVLGRGDVEVEQCVERRAPVPDGQRCLLGRGGCTLGDDAVLGSSVADCSGRFRVHLWKAGPRDAGEFLPGRAGYETFRDRVDRYLDSPHEFDLVLHPDGGTPPPAALGAGARLGFYLGSEAVQPVKISWKK from the coding sequence ATGGGAATGGACTCCGAGGCTAGGAACCAGACGGCTGATTTAGAACGCCGGCTTATGACCGAGCCGCAGCGCTTCACGATGTACCAGGCGCTGTGGCTGATCGGAGCGCTCAACGCTGATACGGCGGAGGGGATAGACCTCTTCCTCCGCAGGAATCTGCGCGTCGTGCCGTGGCTTTCACTCGCCTTCCCGCCCTCCGAGGTCGTCTCGGTCGAGCGCAGGGAAGGGCGCAGCGGGGGCGTGTTCCGCGTAACGGTGCCCTATTACGGGCTTTACAGCACGATGGGGTCGCTCCCGACCTTCTACACCGAGGAGCTGCTGGACGAGGCGCGCGACGACGAGAGCGTGACGCGCGACTTCCTCGATATACTCAACAATCATCTTTATCATCTGCTTTACGCGGCGAACCGCCACGGCGACATCCCGAGGCGCACGGTGGAGAGCGCGTCGCGTTCGGCGGAGTTCATACAGTACAGCCTGATGGGGCAGGCCGAGGACACGCTCCGCGACCCGGGGCTGCAGGCACTTGCGATAGTCGATCTTCTCGCGCAGAGGCCGCGTTCGGCGGTGCGCCTCGAGCGCTACATCGCATTCGTGCTCGGACGCGGCGACGTCGAGGTCGAGCAGTGCGTCGAGCGCCGCGCGCCTGTGCCGGATGGGCAGCGCTGCCTCCTCGGGCGCGGCGGCTGCACGCTCGGGGACGACGCAGTGCTCGGCTCGTCCGTCGCGGACTGCTCGGGCAGATTCCGCGTGCATCTTTGGAAAGCTGGGCCGCGCGACGCCGGGGAGTTCCTCCCGGGGCGCGCCGGATACGAGACGTTCCGCGACCGGGTGGACAGATATCTCGACTCGCCGCATGAGTTCGACCTCGTGCTGCATCCGGACGGCGGGACGCCGCCGCCCGCGGCGCTCGGAGCCGGCGCGAGGCTCGGATTTTATCTCGGCTCCGAGGCCGTGCAGCCGGTGAAGATATCGTGGAAGAAATGA
- the tssF gene encoding type VI secretion system baseplate subunit TssF codes for MLHEGAREFARKYPAVAPMLLEQGGDPDAERILEGTAYLCAKIHERLDQTAPELIQTLLREVFPESVMPVPSMAVMRFSLSPGFTEPLAVPRGTQLASRPIGGVSCLYSTMWDLDVLPLEVASTESETRSDMSGEVTVTLRAAAPLERFLPDSLDFHLVGSYAQASQRLLALLTRLESVSVASGASSVSLPASALSIKRPPLEDLRLPQRRAANRSYMSLVRYFCCPDHLTAFSLSGLKRLPLAESSRELRVTFRFGPSVAPLPAFSDGSFAVNTVSACNIFSVHSEPIQVDFTQEEYRIYPHVKERQYVDILGVTDVAAVRRGGRAERCRPYGLYGESRGGMLYSVRYTMPEDGAVSEYYLSMPRRPDSTDGFDERVVSMELICCNRGIPNRLLQGDICRPTDSSPSKASFENVTAPSATLSPPTDESLQWRFLAQMNANLLPVASAEALRQTLSLYAPRSGDAPELAVACAKRCQSVRSFSSCGEERLFRGRMLRGRRLDLELDPAGFVSDGDLWLFADSLDQFLAEFAAMNTYTRLVLTVSGAGERWEWTPRLGTRRLI; via the coding sequence ATGCTGCACGAGGGCGCCCGCGAGTTTGCACGAAAATATCCCGCCGTCGCCCCCATGCTGCTGGAGCAGGGCGGAGATCCGGACGCCGAGCGCATACTCGAGGGGACGGCGTACCTGTGCGCGAAGATACACGAGCGTCTCGACCAGACCGCGCCGGAGCTCATACAGACGCTGCTGCGCGAGGTCTTCCCGGAGTCGGTGATGCCGGTGCCGTCGATGGCGGTCATGCGCTTCTCACTCAGCCCCGGCTTTACGGAGCCGCTCGCCGTTCCGCGCGGCACGCAGCTCGCATCGCGTCCGATAGGCGGCGTCTCGTGCCTTTACAGCACGATGTGGGATCTCGACGTGCTGCCGCTCGAGGTCGCTTCGACAGAAAGCGAGACGCGCAGCGACATGTCGGGGGAGGTGACCGTGACGCTGCGCGCGGCCGCGCCGCTTGAGAGGTTTCTGCCAGACAGTTTGGACTTCCATCTCGTCGGCTCCTACGCGCAGGCCTCGCAGCGCCTTCTCGCGCTGCTGACGCGGCTCGAGTCCGTGTCTGTCGCCTCCGGCGCTTCATCCGTCAGCCTCCCGGCTTCCGCTCTTTCCATAAAGCGCCCTCCGCTTGAGGATCTGCGCCTACCGCAGAGACGCGCGGCCAACCGCTCCTATATGTCGCTGGTGCGCTATTTCTGCTGTCCCGACCATCTCACGGCCTTCAGCCTGTCCGGGCTGAAACGGCTTCCGCTCGCGGAATCTTCGCGGGAGCTGCGCGTAACCTTCCGCTTCGGCCCGTCGGTCGCGCCTCTGCCGGCCTTCTCCGACGGATCGTTCGCGGTCAACACGGTATCGGCCTGCAATATTTTCAGCGTGCATTCCGAACCGATACAGGTAGACTTCACACAGGAGGAATACCGCATATATCCGCACGTCAAGGAGCGTCAGTACGTCGATATACTCGGCGTTACGGACGTCGCAGCCGTGCGCCGCGGAGGAAGGGCCGAACGCTGCCGGCCCTACGGGCTCTACGGCGAGTCGCGCGGCGGAATGCTTTACAGCGTCAGATACACGATGCCGGAGGACGGGGCCGTATCGGAATATTATCTCTCCATGCCGCGCCGTCCCGATTCGACGGACGGCTTCGACGAGCGGGTGGTGTCAATGGAGCTGATATGCTGCAACCGCGGCATTCCGAACAGGCTGCTTCAGGGCGACATCTGCCGGCCGACCGACAGCTCGCCGTCGAAGGCTTCGTTCGAGAACGTGACGGCTCCCTCTGCTACTCTTTCGCCGCCCACAGACGAGAGCCTGCAGTGGCGCTTCCTCGCCCAGATGAACGCCAACCTGCTGCCCGTGGCCTCAGCCGAGGCCCTTCGGCAGACTCTCTCGCTCTACGCGCCGCGTTCCGGCGACGCGCCGGAGCTCGCCGTCGCGTGCGCGAAGCGCTGCCAGTCCGTGCGCTCCTTTTCGTCGTGCGGCGAGGAGCGGCTCTTCCGCGGACGGATGCTGCGCGGGCGGCGTCTCGACCTTGAACTTGATCCGGCCGGCTTCGTGTCGGACGGCGATCTTTGGCTTTTCGCGGACTCGCTCGACCAGTTCCTCGCCGAGTTCGCGGCGATGAATACATATACAAGGCTCGTGCTCACGGTCTCCGGCGCCGGCGAACGATGGGAATGGACTCCGAGGCTAGGAACCAGACGGCTGATTTAG
- the tssA gene encoding type VI secretion system protein TssA: protein MDITALAASPVSESSPAGADAKYEPEYEAMTAEIAKLSSVSRSEPISWQAVADNAAEILAHKSKDIQAAAYMAVALQYTEGTQGLLDGARLLHGLFENFWDDAFPPKAKLRRRQNAYDWWHERTLELLKKDGQPPVSAELAEDARSAVLELDGLAGTLMEEARPLRDIAEAIRALPLLPEEKPEPAAPPAPAQPENREEPQTAPQREPEPPLATPAPQPPAAAPVPAQPGDTAAAQAAFVEAARAYASALRAEDPANHLAWQLPRVALWGRIAALPPADGSGQTMIPAPDMERIGAVERLLSGQNWLKAALAADDLFPSYPLYIDLQRMADEALGRLGPAFAAARARVRSETAALMERLPGLAKLSYDGGTPFAAPAARAWLDEITRGGDEAGPAGGVALDKTGTAVAEARELLAGGDAAGALKTLEDAHGSSAAANARLRAEELRILCSQRETKAAAALARALTRELEESGLARLEPELAVETMTAVCRALDLSGDAEGAERLRERIAAIKPSAVLGWS, encoded by the coding sequence ATGGACATAACAGCGCTCGCGGCGTCGCCCGTCAGCGAAAGCTCGCCGGCAGGCGCGGACGCCAAATACGAACCCGAATACGAAGCGATGACGGCGGAGATAGCCAAGCTCTCATCCGTCAGCCGGAGCGAGCCGATATCATGGCAGGCCGTCGCGGACAACGCCGCCGAGATACTCGCCCACAAATCCAAAGACATCCAGGCCGCCGCATACATGGCGGTGGCTCTTCAGTACACCGAAGGGACGCAGGGGCTGCTCGACGGCGCGAGGCTGCTCCACGGCCTGTTCGAAAACTTCTGGGACGACGCCTTCCCGCCGAAGGCGAAGCTGCGCCGCCGCCAGAACGCCTACGACTGGTGGCACGAGCGTACGCTCGAGCTGCTGAAGAAGGACGGGCAGCCGCCCGTGAGCGCGGAACTCGCGGAGGACGCGCGCAGCGCGGTGCTTGAGCTCGACGGGCTCGCCGGGACCCTGATGGAGGAGGCGCGCCCTCTGCGCGACATAGCCGAGGCGATACGCGCTCTCCCGCTGCTCCCAGAGGAAAAGCCGGAGCCGGCGGCTCCGCCCGCCCCAGCGCAGCCCGAGAACAGAGAGGAACCGCAGACCGCTCCGCAGCGCGAGCCGGAACCGCCGCTCGCGACGCCCGCGCCTCAGCCTCCGGCCGCCGCGCCCGTACCCGCGCAGCCAGGCGACACGGCGGCGGCGCAGGCCGCATTCGTCGAGGCCGCGCGCGCATACGCCTCGGCGCTCCGCGCGGAGGATCCGGCGAACCATCTTGCGTGGCAGCTCCCGCGCGTCGCGCTCTGGGGCAGGATAGCCGCGCTGCCGCCAGCCGACGGCTCGGGGCAGACGATGATCCCAGCGCCGGACATGGAGAGGATCGGAGCCGTCGAAAGGCTGCTCTCGGGGCAGAACTGGCTCAAGGCCGCCCTCGCGGCCGACGACCTGTTCCCCTCTTATCCGCTGTATATAGACCTGCAGCGCATGGCTGACGAGGCGCTGGGCAGGCTCGGCCCCGCCTTCGCCGCGGCGCGCGCGCGCGTGAGGAGCGAGACGGCGGCCCTCATGGAGCGTCTGCCGGGGCTCGCGAAGCTCAGCTACGACGGCGGCACGCCATTCGCCGCGCCGGCGGCGCGCGCGTGGCTCGACGAAATAACGCGCGGCGGAGACGAAGCCGGCCCCGCCGGCGGCGTCGCCTTAGATAAAACAGGAACAGCCGTCGCCGAGGCGAGGGAGCTGCTCGCCGGCGGCGACGCCGCCGGCGCGCTGAAAACGCTCGAGGATGCGCATGGTTCATCCGCCGCCGCCAACGCCAGACTGCGCGCCGAAGAGCTGCGCATACTCTGCTCGCAGCGCGAGACGAAGGCCGCCGCGGCGCTCGCGCGCGCTCTGACCCGCGAGTTGGAGGAAAGCGGGCTCGCGAGGCTCGAACCCGAGCTCGCGGTCGAAACGATGACGGCGGTCTGCCGCGCTCTCGACCTCTCCGGCGACGCGGAGGGAGCGGAAAGACTGCGCGAAAGGATAGCCGCGATAAAACCCTCCGCCGTGCTCGGATGGAGCTGA
- a CDS encoding Ig-like domain-containing protein, which translates to MTCASKSWAEPATETTDGAVYYLLATPEDLAWFRDAVNATSADAAAPDINAKLTADIDLSGYESWTPIGQGTDATPNGYEGIFDGNGHSVTGYTVTAHVEVRGYENNSDVSGYTPRASGLFGFVSGTIRNLRASGTVSINEETTGIALCVGGIAGYLQTGQSLIENCSFYGNEESSVTVNSVDRTYAGGIVGHADTDGVALIGCSNESAGDISITMTAGNQSAVGGIIGMSGEKASIIDCVKSGSGNIVTNSPGRGVAGGVIGYAFYSVDNCVNSGAGNVTGISTSSSKVYAYAGGIVGYADDDSPVTNCSYSGSGNIEANSNFDGTYTSNCNAYTGGIAGSAYAGVQNCTNSGSGDITGSAGSSPYVGGIVGYAQKQPVTNCVMSGSGDIEANATVWNSYAGGIAGRSDLGVENCINIGTGDIASSTEASNKNACAAGITGAGNATECVMSGTGTISASAPNESNQLAGGLIATEGSSSDCAWNKTENSPEYANPGGTREDPNPTNEGVTVVKDVELDSAVVALSASISSNTMYVGADETITVSALPGDNGTINITDFSSSDDTIVAVSEGEYGTLVLTGVREGTATVTLSAEAEATDFSSLAGGESGGDVTSGDITSGDVTSGDVTAETKKVVLKNVSFTVTVSNVALEGISLPASVQMKAGDTQTINVTYTPGDATEKGVTWSSSNESVVTVTPAAEKGAATLRAVSAGTATVTATSDDGAHTAQCSVTVSAAETDTPDTPPPTPEQPQHSGGGGGGGCSAGFGALALLAFIPIVMRRKK; encoded by the coding sequence TTGACCTGCGCGTCGAAGTCGTGGGCCGAACCGGCGACCGAGACGACAGACGGCGCCGTCTACTATCTGCTCGCCACGCCAGAGGATCTAGCGTGGTTCCGCGACGCGGTGAACGCGACGAGCGCCGACGCTGCCGCGCCGGACATCAACGCGAAATTGACGGCTGACATCGACCTCTCCGGCTATGAATCGTGGACGCCGATAGGACAGGGCACCGACGCGACGCCCAACGGCTACGAGGGAATATTCGACGGAAACGGTCACAGCGTTACGGGGTACACCGTGACGGCGCACGTCGAAGTACGCGGCTATGAAAACAACAGCGATGTTAGTGGGTACACGCCGCGCGCGTCAGGATTATTCGGCTTTGTCTCAGGGACTATCAGGAATCTCAGAGCAAGCGGAACTGTCAGCATTAACGAAGAAACTACAGGCATCGCGCTCTGCGTCGGCGGCATAGCAGGTTATCTCCAGACCGGCCAGTCTCTGATAGAAAACTGCTCTTTCTACGGCAATGAGGAAAGCTCCGTAACCGTCAATTCAGTCGACAGAACCTACGCAGGCGGCATTGTCGGGCACGCAGACACGGACGGCGTCGCGCTGATAGGATGCTCCAACGAAAGCGCAGGGGACATCAGCATAACAATGACAGCGGGAAACCAGTCCGCAGTAGGCGGAATCATCGGCATGAGCGGAGAGAAGGCTTCTATTATAGACTGCGTAAAGAGCGGCTCTGGCAATATCGTTACCAACTCGCCTGGCAGGGGCGTGGCAGGCGGCGTTATCGGATATGCGTTCTATAGCGTAGATAACTGCGTCAACAGCGGAGCCGGAAATGTAACCGGCATTTCTACCTCTTCTAGTAAGGTTTATGCCTATGCCGGAGGCATTGTCGGGTATGCTGACGATGACTCTCCGGTAACAAACTGCTCATATAGTGGCTCCGGCAATATCGAAGCAAATTCAAATTTCGACGGCACCTACACAAGTAACTGCAACGCATACACCGGCGGCATTGCAGGCTCTGCCTATGCAGGAGTGCAGAACTGCACCAACAGCGGCTCTGGTGACATTACGGGCAGCGCCGGTAGCTCTCCCTACGTCGGCGGCATAGTCGGGTACGCCCAAAAACAGCCGGTTACGAACTGCGTTATGAGCGGTTCTGGCGATATCGAAGCAAACGCGACCGTGTGGAACTCATACGCTGGAGGCATCGCCGGACGGAGTGACTTGGGAGTCGAGAACTGCATAAACATAGGAACGGGAGACATTGCATCGTCAACAGAGGCAAGCAACAAGAACGCCTGCGCCGCCGGCATAACCGGGGCAGGCAACGCTACGGAGTGCGTTATGAGCGGCACCGGGACAATATCGGCGTCGGCGCCGAATGAATCCAATCAGTTAGCTGGAGGACTTATAGCGACAGAGGGCAGTTCGTCGGACTGTGCGTGGAACAAAACGGAAAATTCTCCCGAATACGCGAACCCCGGCGGTACAAGAGAAGACCCTAACCCTACCAATGAAGGCGTGACCGTCGTCAAAGACGTGGAGCTGGACAGCGCCGTAGTTGCGCTATCGGCCTCGATTTCTTCCAACACGATGTACGTCGGCGCGGACGAGACGATTACCGTCAGCGCTCTGCCGGGCGACAACGGGACGATAAACATCACGGATTTCAGCTCGTCGGACGACACGATAGTCGCGGTGAGCGAGGGCGAATACGGCACGCTCGTGCTGACGGGCGTCAGAGAGGGCACGGCAACTGTGACGCTGAGCGCCGAGGCCGAGGCCACGGACTTTTCCAGCCTCGCGGGCGGCGAATCCGGCGGTGATGTGACGAGCGGAGACATTACTAGCGGCGATGTTACGAGCGGCGACGTGACCGCGGAGACTAAAAAGGTCGTCTTGAAGAACGTCTCGTTCACCGTCACCGTCAGCAACGTGGCGCTCGAAGGCATATCGCTCCCCGCCTCCGTCCAGATGAAGGCGGGCGACACGCAGACGATAAACGTGACCTACACGCCCGGCGACGCTACGGAAAAGGGCGTGACGTGGAGCAGTTCGAATGAAAGCGTCGTGACTGTGACGCCGGCCGCCGAAAAAGGCGCGGCTACGCTTAGGGCGGTAAGCGCGGGCACGGCGACCGTAACCGCAACATCCGACGACGGCGCGCACACGGCGCAGTGCTCCGTAACGGTCAGCGCGGCGGAAACGGACACGCCTGACACACCACCCCCGACGCCGGAGCAGCCGCAGCACTCCGGCGGCGGTGGCGGCGGCGGATGCAGCGCGGGATTCGGAGCGCTTGCCCTGCTCGCGTTCATCCCGATAGTCATGCGCAGAAAGAAATAG